From the genome of Malus domestica chromosome 04, GDT2T_hap1, one region includes:
- the LOC103435440 gene encoding cyclin-dependent kinase C-2-like isoform X1 translates to MAIAAPGQLNLNEVPSWGSRSVDCFEKLEQIGEGTYGQVYMAREIKTGEIVALKKIRMDNEREGFPITAIREIKILKKLHHDNVINLKEIVTSPGPEKDEQGRPDGNKYKGGIYMVFEYMDHDLTGLADRPGMRFSVAQIKCYMKQLLTGLHYCHVNQVLHRDIKGSNLLIDNEGNLKLADFGLARSFSNDHNANLTNRVITLWYRPPELLLGATKYGPAVDMWSVGCIFAELLHGKPIFPGKDEPEQLNKIFELCGAPDEVNWPGVSKIPWYNNFKPTRPLKKRLRDVFRHFDRHALELLEKMLTLDPSQRISAKDALDAEYFWTDPLPCDPKSLPKYESSHEFQTKKKRQQQRQHEENAKRQKLQHPQQHTRLPPIQQSGQAHSQMRPGPNQPIHGSQPPVATGPSHHYGKPRGPSGGPSRYPPGGNPGGGYNHPSRGAQGGGGGYSSGPYPAQGRGAPYGSSGIPGAGPRGGGSGYGVGGPNYPQNGPYGGSAAGRGSNMMGGNRNQQYGWQQ, encoded by the exons CCAAGTTTACATGGCTAGAGAAATAAAGACGGGAGAAATTGTCGCTTTGAAGAAAATTCGGATGGACAATGAGAGAGAGGGG TTCCCCATAACTGCCATACGGGAAATTAAGATTCTTAAGAAGCTTCACCATGATAATGTCATCAATTTGAAAGAGATCGTGACTTCCCCAG GTCCAGAGAAGGACGAGCAAGGTAGACCAG ATGGTAATAAGTATAAAGGTGGCATCTATATGGTCTTTGAATACATGGACCATGATTTGACAGGTCTAGCTGATCGACCTGGGATGAGATTTTCAGTCGCCCAGATTAAG TGCTACATGAAACAACTTTTGACCGGGCTTCACTATTGTCATGTGAATCAAGTACTTCACCGAGATATTAAAG GCTCTAATCTACTTATAGACAATGAAGGCAATCTGAAGCTTGCAGATTTTGGGCTTGCCCGTTCATTTTCAAATGATCACAATGCCAATCTTACAAATCGTGTTATTACTCTTTGGTACAG ACCTCCAGAGTTGCTTCTTGGAGCTACAAAGTATGGTCCAGCTGTAGATATGTGGTCCGTTGGGTGTATCTTTGCTGAGCTTCTACATGGCAAGCCAATTTTTCCCGGGAAAGATGAG CCAGAGcaattaaataagatttttgagCTGTGTGGAGCTCCAGATGAGGTCAACTGGCCTGGAGTTTCGAAGATTCCATGGTATAACAACTTCAAGCCCACAAGGCCACTGAAGAAACGTCTCAGGGATGTTTTCAGACA TTTTGACCGTCATGCTTTGGAGTTGTTGGAGAAAATGCTGACACTTGATCCTTCTCAG AGAATATCAGCTAAGGATGCTCTTGATGCCGAGTATTTCTGGACTGATCCATTACCTTGTGATCCTAAGAG TCTACCAAAATATGAATCATCACACGAGTTCCAGACAAAGAAAAAGCGCCAGCAGCAACGGCAACATGAAGAGAATGCAAAACGTCAGAAACTGCAGCACCCTCAGCAGCATACCCGCCTCCCACCGATTCAGCAATCTGGCCAAGCACATTCCCAAATGCGGCCTGGACCTAACCAACCTATCCATGGTTCTCAGCCCCCGGTTGCTACAGGACCTAGCCACCATTATGGTAAGCCACGCGGGCCCTCCGGAGGGCCAAGCAGATACCCACCTGGTGGGAACCCTGGCGGTGGATACAACCATCCAAGTCGGGGTGCTCAAGGTGGCGGAGGTGGGTACAGCAGTGGCCCATATCCTGCACAAGGGCGGGGAGCACCATATGGTTCTAGTGGCATACCTGGTGCAGGTCCTCGGGGTGGAGGCAGTGGTTATGGAGTTGGTGGCCCAAACTATCCTCAGAATGGTCCCTATGGTGGCTCTGCAGCAGGTCGGGGCTCAAACATGATGGGTGGAAACCGCAATCAACAGTATGGTTGGCAGCAGTAA
- the LOC103435440 gene encoding cyclin-dependent kinase C-2-like isoform X2, which produces MAREIKTGEIVALKKIRMDNEREGFPITAIREIKILKKLHHDNVINLKEIVTSPGPEKDEQGRPDGNKYKGGIYMVFEYMDHDLTGLADRPGMRFSVAQIKCYMKQLLTGLHYCHVNQVLHRDIKGSNLLIDNEGNLKLADFGLARSFSNDHNANLTNRVITLWYRPPELLLGATKYGPAVDMWSVGCIFAELLHGKPIFPGKDEPEQLNKIFELCGAPDEVNWPGVSKIPWYNNFKPTRPLKKRLRDVFRHFDRHALELLEKMLTLDPSQRISAKDALDAEYFWTDPLPCDPKSLPKYESSHEFQTKKKRQQQRQHEENAKRQKLQHPQQHTRLPPIQQSGQAHSQMRPGPNQPIHGSQPPVATGPSHHYGKPRGPSGGPSRYPPGGNPGGGYNHPSRGAQGGGGGYSSGPYPAQGRGAPYGSSGIPGAGPRGGGSGYGVGGPNYPQNGPYGGSAAGRGSNMMGGNRNQQYGWQQ; this is translated from the exons ATGGCTAGAGAAATAAAGACGGGAGAAATTGTCGCTTTGAAGAAAATTCGGATGGACAATGAGAGAGAGGGG TTCCCCATAACTGCCATACGGGAAATTAAGATTCTTAAGAAGCTTCACCATGATAATGTCATCAATTTGAAAGAGATCGTGACTTCCCCAG GTCCAGAGAAGGACGAGCAAGGTAGACCAG ATGGTAATAAGTATAAAGGTGGCATCTATATGGTCTTTGAATACATGGACCATGATTTGACAGGTCTAGCTGATCGACCTGGGATGAGATTTTCAGTCGCCCAGATTAAG TGCTACATGAAACAACTTTTGACCGGGCTTCACTATTGTCATGTGAATCAAGTACTTCACCGAGATATTAAAG GCTCTAATCTACTTATAGACAATGAAGGCAATCTGAAGCTTGCAGATTTTGGGCTTGCCCGTTCATTTTCAAATGATCACAATGCCAATCTTACAAATCGTGTTATTACTCTTTGGTACAG ACCTCCAGAGTTGCTTCTTGGAGCTACAAAGTATGGTCCAGCTGTAGATATGTGGTCCGTTGGGTGTATCTTTGCTGAGCTTCTACATGGCAAGCCAATTTTTCCCGGGAAAGATGAG CCAGAGcaattaaataagatttttgagCTGTGTGGAGCTCCAGATGAGGTCAACTGGCCTGGAGTTTCGAAGATTCCATGGTATAACAACTTCAAGCCCACAAGGCCACTGAAGAAACGTCTCAGGGATGTTTTCAGACA TTTTGACCGTCATGCTTTGGAGTTGTTGGAGAAAATGCTGACACTTGATCCTTCTCAG AGAATATCAGCTAAGGATGCTCTTGATGCCGAGTATTTCTGGACTGATCCATTACCTTGTGATCCTAAGAG TCTACCAAAATATGAATCATCACACGAGTTCCAGACAAAGAAAAAGCGCCAGCAGCAACGGCAACATGAAGAGAATGCAAAACGTCAGAAACTGCAGCACCCTCAGCAGCATACCCGCCTCCCACCGATTCAGCAATCTGGCCAAGCACATTCCCAAATGCGGCCTGGACCTAACCAACCTATCCATGGTTCTCAGCCCCCGGTTGCTACAGGACCTAGCCACCATTATGGTAAGCCACGCGGGCCCTCCGGAGGGCCAAGCAGATACCCACCTGGTGGGAACCCTGGCGGTGGATACAACCATCCAAGTCGGGGTGCTCAAGGTGGCGGAGGTGGGTACAGCAGTGGCCCATATCCTGCACAAGGGCGGGGAGCACCATATGGTTCTAGTGGCATACCTGGTGCAGGTCCTCGGGGTGGAGGCAGTGGTTATGGAGTTGGTGGCCCAAACTATCCTCAGAATGGTCCCTATGGTGGCTCTGCAGCAGGTCGGGGCTCAAACATGATGGGTGGAAACCGCAATCAACAGTATGGTTGGCAGCAGTAA
- the LOC103435441 gene encoding uncharacterized protein yields the protein MGKEKTTDLEFEARKEKKKLKEKRKIDEPGRNSASIEGSEDKISEAVQVEKFDKNGESGEGVKMKKKRKREMEGFDGGLKLKQNDVQQLGNDKEKSNEFDKNVGTDKESGEGSGGTDRESGEGAKKKKKRKKETEGVNSELKSNQSDEQLLGNDREKSNEFDKNVGTDKESGEGNGGTDRESGEGAKKKKKRKKETEGVNSELKSNQSDERLLGNDREKSNGKIMEEADIADNEKKRKKLSEDDEMGDAKMNKGELNKKKKKKKKEKTEMVGSESAQNIVTDGKEAGVESKHSDGQIMEKGGIMKKEKTKNSKNSRSEVQETGGEKLGSKSRTQENNSLENDGNVHGTGDEISNRNTEDENSTQKETSKRVHFADDIEVFSLSDGSKDAEVGKVRGKRFSAEEDELVKKAVLTYIEEHQLGDEGIDMVLNCKNYPEIRNCWKDIGETLPWRDKKSIYYRAHMLLERASERTWTKEEYEKVRRAANEAKEKGEAKPNWRKVGNELGKHRIHVKDAWRRIKLQNMKTGVWSQEEYQTLFDLVNKDLRMRALEEKKYSKHGMLRDNIKWEAISETLGTRTNPVCCQKWYNQLASPLVADGQWADVDDYRLVYALDSLDACCMEEVDWDDLLEHRSGDVCKKRWNQMVRHIGQYAMKSFAEQVEILSKRYCPDALEAKEACDSKPIVE from the coding sequence ATGGGAAAGGAAAAGACTACAGATTTGGAGTTTGAAGCaaggaaagagaagaaaaagttgAAGGAGAAAAGGAAGATAGATGAACCTGGTAGAAATTCCGCTTCGATTGAAGGCTCGGAGGACAAAATAAGTGAGGCAGTTCAGGTGGAGAAATTTGACAAGAATGGTGAAAGTGGAGAAGGGgtcaaaatgaaaaagaaaaggaagagggaAATGGAGGGGTTCGATGGTGGATTGAAGTTGAAGCAGAATGATGTACAGCAGCTTGGAAATGATAAAGAGAAATCCAATGAATTTGACAAGAATGTAGGAACTGATAAGGAAAGTGGGGAAGGCAGTGGTGGAACTGATAGAGAAAGTGGAGAAGgggccaaaaagaaaaagaaaaggaagaaggaaaCAGAAGGGGTCAATAGTGAATTGAAGTCGAACCAGAGTGATGAACAGCtgcttggaaatgatagagagAAATCCAATGAATTTGACAAGAATGTTGGAACTGATAAGGAAAGTGGGGAAGGCAATGGTGGAACTGATAGAGAAAGTGGAGAAGgggccaaaaagaaaaagaaaaggaagaaggaaaCAGAGGGGGTCAATAGTGAATTGAAGTCGAACCAGAGTGATGAACGGCTGCTCGGAAATGATAGAGAGAAATCCAATGGGAAAATCATGGAAGAAGCTGACATTGCAGATAacgaaaagaagagaaagaaactATCTGAGGATGACGAAATGGGCGATGCCAAAATGAACAAAGGAGAActgaataaaaagaaaaagaaaaagaagaaggagaagacaGAAATGGTGGGCAGTGAATCGGCACAGAACATCGTAACTGATGGAAAGGAGGCTGGAGTAGAAAGTAAGCATTCAGATGGGCAAATCATGGAGAAGGGTGGAATcatgaaaaaagagaaaacaaagaatAGTAAGAATTCAAGAAGTGAAGTGCAGGAAACTGGAGGTGAGAAATTGGGCAGCAAAAGCAGAACTCAAGAAAATAATTCCTTAGAGAATGACGGTAATGTTCATGGAACTGGAGACGAGATAAGCAACAGAAATACAGAGGATGAAAATTCTACACAGAAAGAAACATCAAAAAGAGTACATTTTGCTGATGATATTGAGGTCTTTTCACTGTCTGATGGCTCAAAAGATGCAGAAGTGGGCAAGGTACGAGGTAAGCGGTTTTCAGCAGAAGAAGACGAGCTTGTGAAAAAGGCTGTTTTAACATACATAGAGGAACATCAGCTGGGTGACGAAGGCATTGACATGGTACTCAATTGTAAGAATTACCCTGAAATCAGAAATTGTTGGAAGGATATTGGGGAAACCTTACCCTGGAGGGATAAGAAAAGCATATATTATCGAGCCCATATGTTATTAGAACGAGCTTCAGAACGTACTTGGACCAAGGAAGAGTATGAAAAAGTCAGACGTGCTGCTAACGAAGCTAAGGAGAAAGGTGAAGCCAAACCCAACTGGAGAAAGGTGGGTAATGAACTTGGCAAACATAGAATTCATGTCAAGGATGCATGGCGTAGAATAAAACTGCAAAACATGAAGACAGGAGTGTGGTCCCAAGAGGAGTACCAGACTTTGTTTGATTTAGTGAACAAGGATCTGCGGATGCGGgcattggaagaaaaaaaatattccaaGCATGGGATGCTGCGAGATAATATTAAGTGGGAGGCAATCAGTGAGACTTTGGGCACCAGAACCAATCCTGTTTGTTGCCAGAAGTGGTATAACCAATTGGCTTCACCTTTGGTAGCTGATGGTCAGTGGGCTGATGTTGATGACTACCGCCTAGTTTACGCTCTTGACAGCTTGGATGCTTGTTGCATGGAAGAAGTTGATTGGGATGATCTGCTTGAGCATAGGTCTGGAGATGTATGTAAAAAGCGATGGAATCAAATGGTCAGACACATTGGTCAGTATGCGATGAAGTCATTTGCAGAACAAGTTGAAATTTTGTCGAAACGTTATTGTCCTGATGCGCTTGAAGCAAAGGAAGCCTGTGACAGTAAGCCAATAGTCGAGTAA
- the LOC103435442 gene encoding CMP-sialic acid transporter 3, whose translation MNKGMIECSVCHSKIVAPNSKTFSRAYDRHKSRVSSKQRVLNVLLVVGDCMLVGLQPILVYMSKVDGKFEFSPISVNFLTEAAKVLFAVVMLLLQARNQKVGEKPLLSISTFTQAARNNVLLAVPAFLYAINNYLKFTMQLYFNPATVKMLSNLKVLVIAVLLKMIMKRRFSIIQWEALALLLIGISVNQLRSLPEGTIALGLPVSTGAYIYTLIFVTVPSLASVYNEYALKSQYDTSIYLQNLFLYGYGAIFNFLGILVMAIIKGPGSFDILHGHSRATMFLIANNAAQGILSSFFFKYADTILKKYSSTVATIFTGIASALLFGHKLTMNFVLGISIVFISMHQFFSPISKLKEEEQNGKLEMIDVDDKHRSKDSFINMAAGANEEASHRPGPDERQPLLPI comes from the exons ATGAATAAAGGGATGATAGAATGTAGTGTATGCCATTCAAAGATTGTTGCCCCGAACAGTAAAACTTTCTCCAGGGCCTATGACCGCCACAAGAGCAGGGTGTCGTCCAAGCAACGTGTTCTCAATGTCCTCTTGGTCGTTGGTGATTGTATGCTTGTCGGTTTACag CCTATTCTGGTTTATATGTCCAAGGTCGATGGAAAATTCGAGTTTAGCCCGATTAGTGTAAACTTTTTGACAGAGGCTGCAAAGGTTCTATTTGCTGTCGTTATGCTATTGTTGCAG GCTAGGAATCAGAAAGTAGGGGAGAAACCTCTTCTCTCAATTTCCACATTCACGCAG GCAGCTCGGAATAATGTGCTTCTTGCTGTTCCAGCATTTCTTTATGCTATTAATAACTATTTAAAGTTCACCATGCAG CTATATTTCAATCCTGCAACTGTGAAGATGCTGAGCAATTTGAAG GTGTTGGTGATTGCTGTTTTGTTGAAAATGATAATGAAGCGCCGGTTTTCAATAATTCAG TGGGAAGCCCTTGCTTTGTTGCTCATCGGGATTAGTGTAAATCAGTTACGATCTTTACCCGAGGGTACTATTGCTTTAGGTCTTCCAGTTTCAACAGGCGCATACATCTACACATTGATCTTT GTAACAGTTCCATCGTTGGCCTCTGTCTATAATGAGTATGCTCTGAAGAGCCAATATGACACAAGCATATACCTCCAG AACTTATTTTTATACGGGTATGGTGCGATATTCAACTTTCTAGGAATATTGGTAATGGCCATTATCAAAG GTCCAGGTAGCTTTGATATCCTTCATGGTCATTCAAGAGCTACAATGTTTCTGATAGCTAACAACGCAGCACAAGGAATTCTgtcctcttttttcttcaaatatgCAG ATACAATTCTAAAGAAGTACTCGTCCACAGTGGCCACTATCTTCACAGGCATAGCATCTGCTTTGCTGTTTGGTCACAAATTGACTATGAACTTTGTTTTAGGAATTTCTATTGTCTTCATTTCGATGCACCAG TTCTTTTCTCCCATTTCAAAACTCAAGGAGGAGGAACAAAATGGGAAGCTGGAAATGATAGATGTCGATGATAAACACAG GTCAAAGGATTCCTTTATTAATATGGCAGCAGGGGCAAATGAAGAG GCTAGTCACCGACCAGGCCCTGACGAAAGACAGCCGCTTCTTCCCATCTAA
- the LOC103435443 gene encoding uncharacterized protein, translated as MDPSQESSLLPLPDSQQTRKPHAPPKRFVRNQIPDSILHDSALNAAIALLPSNYNFEVHKCVWRVRSTNASRVALQLPEGLLMYSLVLSDILSTFGGVSQCFVLGDATYGACCVDDLAAKALDADLLIHFGHSCLVPLHVTSIPCLYVFVEISIDVSRLIQTVHLNLQNSHCKNLVLAGTIQFASAIRAAKPELETHGFKVLIPQSKPLSAGEVLGCTAPKISRKITKGNEEEEEESVVVFVADGRFHLEAIMIANPGLKTFRYDPYMGKLFLEEYDHKGMRESRKSAILKAKEASNWGVVLGTLGRQGNPRILQRLEKKMKDEGFSYTVFLMSEISPPRIALFEDSVDAWIQIACPRLSIDWGDAFTKPLLNPFEADIALGFIPPWWDKNKKSDSGCCGCACANGNQVGEEDVVGDYPMDYYALDGGEWNSSYVNKPSHPIRRDSASATTANTG; from the exons ATGGATCCCAGCCAG GAGTCTAGTCTGTTGCCTCTCCCTGATTCTCAGCAGACAAGGAAGCCGCATGCGCCACCAAAGCGGTTTGTGAGGAACCAAATTCCGGACTCAATCCTCCACGACTCAGCTCTGAATGCTGCAATAGCCCTCCTTCCCTCCAACTACAACTTTGAAGTCCACAAGTGCGTCTGGCGTGTGCGCTCCACCAATGCCTCACGGGTGGCCCTCCAACTCCCCGAGGGCCTCCTCATGTACTCTCTGGTCCTCTCTGACATCCTCTCCACCTTCGGCGGTGTCTCCCAGTGCTTTGTTCTCGGTGACGCAACCTACGGTGCGTGCTGTGTAGACGACCTTGCTGCCAAGGCACTCGATGCTGACCTCCTCATCCACTTTGGCCACAGCTGCCTTGTCCCCCTCCACGTCACCTCAATCCCCTGTCTCTACGTCTTCGTCGAAATCTCAATTGATGTCTCCCGATTAATCCAGACCGTCCATCTCAACCTCCAAAACTCTCACTGTAAAAACCTAGTGCTTGCTGGAACAATCCAATTCGCCTCCGCAATCCGAGCGGCCAAACCTGAGCTAGAAACCCATGGTTTCAAGGTCCTCATTCCACAGTCAAAACCCTTGTCTGCCGGTGAGGTTTTGGGTTGTACTGCCCCAAAAATTTCACGCAAAATAACCAAAGGCaacgaggaggaggaagaggagagcGTAGTGGTGTTTGTGGCGGACGGGCGTTTTCATTTAGAAGCGATTATGATAGCAAATCCTGGGCTGAAGACGTTTCGGTACGACCCATATATGGGGAAACTGTTTTTGGAGGAATATGATCACAAGGGGATGAGGGAGTCGAGGAAGAGCGCAATTTTGAAAGCAAAGGAAGCCTCGAATTGGGGCGTTGTGTTGGGGACTTTAGGAAGGCAAGGCAACCCCAGGATTCTACAGAGactggaaaagaaaatgaaggacGAAGGGTTTTCTTATACCGTGTTTTTGATGTCAGAGATTAGTCCTCCAAGAATTGCTCTGTTTGAAGACTCAGTGGATGCTTGGATTCAGATTGCTTGTCCTCGCTTGTCCATTGACTGGGGTGATGCGTTTACAAAGCCCCTTTTGAATCCTTTTGAGGCTGACATTGCTCTTGGCTTCATTCCTCCTTGGTGGGACAAAAATAAGAAGAGTGATTCTGGTTGTTGTGGTTGTGCATGTGCTAATGGAAATCAGGTTGGGGAAGAAGATGTTGTTGGGGATTATCCCATGGACTATTATGCTTTGGATGGAGGGGAATGGAATTCCTCTTATGTCAACAAGCCGTCCCACCCTATTCGGAGGGATTCTGCATCGGCTACTACTGCAAACACTGGATAG